Part of the Micromonospora rhizosphaerae genome is shown below.
CTGGCACCCGTCGCTGCGCCGGGAGGTGGCGGCATGAGTCTCGTCCGCCGGATCACCCGCTCGACCGTGGCGGCGCTCGCGCTGCCGGCCGCGTTGCTCGCCCTCTGGTGGGTCCTCTCCGCCGACAGCGAGAGCTACTACCTGCCGCCGTTGGCGGACATCCTCGCCAACGTCGACGACGTCTGGCTCTTCTCCGACCGGCTGAGCGTCGACGTGCTGCCCAGCGTGCTCCGGCTGCTCGGCGGCTTCCTGCTGGCCGTTCTGCTCGGGGTGTCGCTCGGTACCGCGATCGGTTCGTTCCGCCGGGTCCGCGCGTTCTGCGAACCGGTGCTGGAGTTCCTGCGCGCGATCCCGCCACCGGTGCTGGTGCCGGTGCTGATGCTCTTCGCCGGCATCGGCGACGCCATGAAGGTGCTGGTGATCGTCTCCGGCTGCCTCTGGCCGATCCTGCTCAACACCGTCGAGGGCGTCCGCGCCGTGGACGAGGTGCTGGTGGAGACCTCCCGCTGCTACGGCGTACGGGGGCCGGCCCGGCTCTGGCATCTGGTCCTGCGCTCGGCCAGCCCGCAGATCGTCACCGGCATGCGCCAGGGCCTCTCCGTGGGGATCATCCTCATGGTGATCAGCGAGATGTTCGCCGCCAGCAACGGGCTGGGCTTCAGCATCATCCAGTTCCAGCGGACCTTCGCGGTCACGGAGATGTGGACCGGCATCCTGCTGCTGGGTGTTCTCGGGTTCCTGCTCGCCCTGCTGATGCGGCTGTTCGAGCAGCGGGTCCTCAAGTGGTATTTCGGGCTGCGCCAGGCGCAGCGAGGTGGGAGTCGATGAGTTCCATGACCCAGACCCAGACCCAGTCGCGTACCGGCACCGAGGTGCTGCTCGACGTCCGCGGCGTGCGCAAGGTGTACGAGGGGCACGGCCGTTCGGTCGAGGCGGTCCGTGACCTGACCTTCGCCGTCGGCAAGGGTGACCTCGTCTGCGTGGTCGGCCCCTCGGGCGCCGGCAAGACCACGCTGCTCAAGTGCATCGCCGGCCTGCTCGCGCCGACCTCGGGCGAGGTGGTGCTCGAAGGCAGGGCGGTCAACGGCCCGCCGCCGGGCATGGCCGTGGTGTTCCAGGAGTACGGCCGCAGCCTGTTCCCGTGGATGACCGTCCGGAAGAACGTGGAGCTGCCGCTCAAGCAGAAGAAGCTGCCGAAGGCGCGCCGGGAGGAGCTGATCCACACGGCGCTGGACGCGGTCGGCCTCGCCGACGTGCAGTCGGCGTACCCCTGGCAGCTCTCCGGCGGCATGCAGCAGCGGGTCGCCATCGCCCGGGCGATCGCCTACGAGCCGCACATCCTGCTGATGGACGAGCCGTTCGCCGCGGTGGACGCACAGACCCGGGCCGACCTGGAGGACCTGGTCCGGTCGCTGTGGCACCGGCTCGGGGTGACCACCCTCTT
Proteins encoded:
- a CDS encoding ABC transporter permease gives rise to the protein MSLVRRITRSTVAALALPAALLALWWVLSADSESYYLPPLADILANVDDVWLFSDRLSVDVLPSVLRLLGGFLLAVLLGVSLGTAIGSFRRVRAFCEPVLEFLRAIPPPVLVPVLMLFAGIGDAMKVLVIVSGCLWPILLNTVEGVRAVDEVLVETSRCYGVRGPARLWHLVLRSASPQIVTGMRQGLSVGIILMVISEMFAASNGLGFSIIQFQRTFAVTEMWTGILLLGVLGFLLALLMRLFEQRVLKWYFGLRQAQRGGSR
- a CDS encoding ABC transporter ATP-binding protein, coding for MSSMTQTQTQSRTGTEVLLDVRGVRKVYEGHGRSVEAVRDLTFAVGKGDLVCVVGPSGAGKTTLLKCIAGLLAPTSGEVVLEGRAVNGPPPGMAVVFQEYGRSLFPWMTVRKNVELPLKQKKLPKARREELIHTALDAVGLADVQSAYPWQLSGGMQQRVAIARAIAYEPHILLMDEPFAAVDAQTRADLEDLVRSLWHRLGVTTLFVTHDIDEAVYLGQRVLVLSSSPTVVLDDVTVDLPDERDQLTTRSSSRFAELRGHVFEQIQRAKKHKAAA